In bacterium, the following proteins share a genomic window:
- a CDS encoding IS110 family transposase, protein MGVSVGIDVSKQHLDWALGSDAKSLRTPNSAAGIRRLVDRLSREQDLDRIIVESTGGYERALTEALASAGLPVLVVNPWRVRRLGEGLGILAKTDAIDAHVLALFGERAAPPLRPMPSSRDREMADLVRRRRQLIAMIVAEKNRLEHATALVRRDILGLIKVLERRVVKLDQSIDDAIEADAQKADTRRRLEAVPCIGPGIARALIVELPELGTLGRKQIASLVGIAPFANDSGKKSGHRRIRAGRSGPRTALYLAAMNASRFNPVLKPMYERLIAAAKPPKVAYIAIARKLLTIVNAMVRDGTEWQHSPA, encoded by the coding sequence ATGGGCGTTTCCGTTGGAATCGATGTCTCGAAACAACACCTCGACTGGGCACTCGGCAGTGACGCCAAGTCGCTGCGCACCCCGAACAGCGCCGCAGGGATCCGGCGCCTCGTCGATCGGCTCAGCCGCGAACAAGACCTGGACCGCATCATCGTTGAGTCCACCGGGGGCTACGAACGGGCGCTCACCGAGGCCCTTGCCAGCGCGGGCCTGCCGGTCCTCGTCGTGAACCCCTGGCGAGTCCGCCGCTTGGGCGAAGGGCTCGGCATCCTCGCGAAGACCGACGCGATCGACGCCCACGTTCTCGCGCTCTTCGGAGAACGAGCCGCCCCGCCTCTGCGGCCGATGCCGAGCTCGAGAGACCGCGAGATGGCCGATCTCGTACGGAGACGTCGTCAGCTCATTGCAATGATCGTGGCTGAAAAGAACCGTCTCGAGCACGCGACCGCTCTGGTCCGCCGCGACATTCTGGGCCTCATCAAGGTGCTGGAGCGACGCGTCGTGAAGCTCGATCAGTCCATCGACGATGCGATCGAAGCCGATGCACAGAAGGCCGACACACGTCGCCGTCTCGAAGCCGTTCCGTGTATCGGTCCCGGAATCGCACGGGCTCTCATTGTCGAGCTACCGGAGCTCGGAACGCTGGGCCGAAAGCAGATCGCATCACTCGTTGGCATCGCACCCTTCGCCAACGACAGTGGCAAGAAGTCCGGACACCGACGGATCCGAGCCGGCCGCTCGGGACCCCGGACTGCGCTCTACCTTGCCGCGATGAACGCGTCCCGCTTCAACCCCGTGCTCAAGCCGATGTACGAACGGTTGATCGCAGCTGCAAAGCCACCGAAGGTCGCCTACATCGCGATCGCCAGAAAGCTCCTCACGATCGTCAACGCCATGGTTCGAGACGGAACCGAGTGGCAGCACAGCCCGGCCTAA